One genomic region from Anthonomus grandis grandis chromosome 1, icAntGran1.3, whole genome shotgun sequence encodes:
- the LOC126736327 gene encoding LIM homeobox transcription factor 1-beta isoform X1 translates to MLEFYPHHPHHHLGLNSGMLHGEHGGPLPGTECNGRTDLPNPASVIKREQLHEICECCGQKIQDRYLMRVADASYHEHCLCCSVCGVLLSHSCYTRNMKLYCKTDYDRIFGVKCSRCGDRLLPQEMVMRAQHHVYHLPCFICVVCCQPLQKGEQFVLRAGQLFCRQDFEKELYLMQQTHSGDEDLMEEGRPRDGRRGPKRPRTILTSAQRRQFKASFEVSPKPCRKVREALAKETGLSVRVVQVWFQNQRAKMKKIQRKQKQDDRKSPSDKDKSEKDEKAIKQESSPSSSEFGMGLGFVNSGKPLNPNMPYSPDDNYPAHSGESFCSSDISLDDSTNFDQLDEGTSDTMSIQNMDLQSQSHHHENSTPGTVTNPIDKLYLMQNSYFSGDH, encoded by the exons ATGCTGGAATTTTATCCCCATCATCCTCATCACCATTTGGGTTTGAATTCTGGAATGCTTCATGGTGAACATGGAGGACCATTACCAGGAACTGAATGTAATGGTAGAACAG ACTTGCCGAACCCGGCTTCCGTCATCAAACGGGAACAATTGCATGAAATCTGCGAATGTTGCGGTCAAAAAATCCAGGACCGGTATCTTATGCGAGTAGCGGATGCTAGTTACCACGAACACTGTCTTTGTTGTAGCGTATGTGGAGTTCTACTGTCACATTCCTGTTATACTAGAAATATGAAACTTTATTGCAAGACTGATTACGATAG gaTATTTGGCGTCAAATGTTCCCGCTGCGGAGACCGACTGCTACCTCAAGAAATGGTTATGCGAGCCCAACATCACGTGTATCATTTACCATGTTTCATATGTGTGGTATGTTGTCAGCCACTTCAAAAAG GGGAACAATTCGTATTAAGAGCAGGACAACTTTTTTGTAGACAGGACTTTGAAAAGGAATTGTACCTTATGCAACAAACCCACAGCGGAGACGAAGATCTTATGGAAGAGGGTAGGCCGAGGGACGGCAGAAGAGGACCTAAAAGACCAAGAACTATTTTAACATCAGCACAACGGCGACAGTTTAAAGCTTCTTTTGAG GTCAGTCCAAAGCCATGCAGAAAAGTTCGAGAGGCGCTCGCCAAAGAAACCGGATTAAGTGTCAGGGTAGTGCAAGTCTGGTTCCAAAATCAACGGgccaaaatgaaaaaaatacaaaggaaACAGAAGCAAGATGACCGGAAATCACCTAGTGATAAGGATAAAAGTGAGAAGGACGAGAAAGCGATCAAGCAAGAATCGAGTCCTTCGAGTAGCGAATTCGGAATGGGTCTTGGGTTTGTGAATAGCGGTAAACCCTTGAACCCAAATATGCCATATTCGCCCGACG ACAACTACCCAGCCCACTCAGGAGAATCTTTTTGTAGTTCAGACATATCCCTTGACGATAGTACAAATTTCGATCAGCTCGACGAAGGAACTTCGGACACCATGTCGATTCAAAACATGGATTTGCAATCGCAGTCACATCACCACGAGAATTCGACTCCTGGTACCGTAACGAATCCGATCGATAAGCTTTATCTTATGCAAAATTCCTATTTTAGTGGAGACCATTGA
- the LOC126736327 gene encoding LIM homeobox transcription factor 1-beta isoform X2: protein MLEFYPHHPHHHLGLNSGMLHGEHGGPLPGTECNGRTDLPNPASVIKREQLHEICECCGQKIQDRYLMRVADASYHEHCLCCSVCGVLLSHSCYTRNMKLYCKTDYDRIFGVKCSRCGDRLLPQEMVMRAQHHVYHLPCFICVVCCQPLQKGEQFVLRAGQLFCRQDFEKELYLMQQTHSGDEDLMEEGRPRDGRRGPKRPRTILTSAQRRQFKASFEVSPKPCRKVREALAKETGLSVRVVQVWFQNQRAKMKKIQRKQKQDDRKSPSDKDKSEKDEKAIKQESSPSSSEFGMGLGFVNSGKPLNPNMPYSPDDNYPAHSGESFCSSDISLDDSTNFDQLDEGTSDTMSIQNMDLQSQSHHHENSTPVETIETLVIKMVQFWSQIR, encoded by the exons ATGCTGGAATTTTATCCCCATCATCCTCATCACCATTTGGGTTTGAATTCTGGAATGCTTCATGGTGAACATGGAGGACCATTACCAGGAACTGAATGTAATGGTAGAACAG ACTTGCCGAACCCGGCTTCCGTCATCAAACGGGAACAATTGCATGAAATCTGCGAATGTTGCGGTCAAAAAATCCAGGACCGGTATCTTATGCGAGTAGCGGATGCTAGTTACCACGAACACTGTCTTTGTTGTAGCGTATGTGGAGTTCTACTGTCACATTCCTGTTATACTAGAAATATGAAACTTTATTGCAAGACTGATTACGATAG gaTATTTGGCGTCAAATGTTCCCGCTGCGGAGACCGACTGCTACCTCAAGAAATGGTTATGCGAGCCCAACATCACGTGTATCATTTACCATGTTTCATATGTGTGGTATGTTGTCAGCCACTTCAAAAAG GGGAACAATTCGTATTAAGAGCAGGACAACTTTTTTGTAGACAGGACTTTGAAAAGGAATTGTACCTTATGCAACAAACCCACAGCGGAGACGAAGATCTTATGGAAGAGGGTAGGCCGAGGGACGGCAGAAGAGGACCTAAAAGACCAAGAACTATTTTAACATCAGCACAACGGCGACAGTTTAAAGCTTCTTTTGAG GTCAGTCCAAAGCCATGCAGAAAAGTTCGAGAGGCGCTCGCCAAAGAAACCGGATTAAGTGTCAGGGTAGTGCAAGTCTGGTTCCAAAATCAACGGgccaaaatgaaaaaaatacaaaggaaACAGAAGCAAGATGACCGGAAATCACCTAGTGATAAGGATAAAAGTGAGAAGGACGAGAAAGCGATCAAGCAAGAATCGAGTCCTTCGAGTAGCGAATTCGGAATGGGTCTTGGGTTTGTGAATAGCGGTAAACCCTTGAACCCAAATATGCCATATTCGCCCGACG ACAACTACCCAGCCCACTCAGGAGAATCTTTTTGTAGTTCAGACATATCCCTTGACGATAGTACAAATTTCGATCAGCTCGACGAAGGAACTTCGGACACCATGTCGATTCAAAACATGGATTTGCAATCGCAGTCACATCACCACGAGAATTCGACTCCTG TGGAGACCATTGAAACTCTCGTTATAAAAATGGTGCAATTTTGGAGTCAGATTCgctaa
- the LOC126736327 gene encoding LIM homeobox transcription factor 1-beta.1 isoform X3 has product MRVADASYHEHCLCCSVCGVLLSHSCYTRNMKLYCKTDYDRIFGVKCSRCGDRLLPQEMVMRAQHHVYHLPCFICVVCCQPLQKGEQFVLRAGQLFCRQDFEKELYLMQQTHSGDEDLMEEGRPRDGRRGPKRPRTILTSAQRRQFKASFEVSPKPCRKVREALAKETGLSVRVVQVWFQNQRAKMKKIQRKQKQDDRKSPSDKDKSEKDEKAIKQESSPSSSEFGMGLGFVNSGKPLNPNMPYSPDDNYPAHSGESFCSSDISLDDSTNFDQLDEGTSDTMSIQNMDLQSQSHHHENSTPGTVTNPIDKLYLMQNSYFSGDH; this is encoded by the exons ATGCGAGTAGCGGATGCTAGTTACCACGAACACTGTCTTTGTTGTAGCGTATGTGGAGTTCTACTGTCACATTCCTGTTATACTAGAAATATGAAACTTTATTGCAAGACTGATTACGATAG gaTATTTGGCGTCAAATGTTCCCGCTGCGGAGACCGACTGCTACCTCAAGAAATGGTTATGCGAGCCCAACATCACGTGTATCATTTACCATGTTTCATATGTGTGGTATGTTGTCAGCCACTTCAAAAAG GGGAACAATTCGTATTAAGAGCAGGACAACTTTTTTGTAGACAGGACTTTGAAAAGGAATTGTACCTTATGCAACAAACCCACAGCGGAGACGAAGATCTTATGGAAGAGGGTAGGCCGAGGGACGGCAGAAGAGGACCTAAAAGACCAAGAACTATTTTAACATCAGCACAACGGCGACAGTTTAAAGCTTCTTTTGAG GTCAGTCCAAAGCCATGCAGAAAAGTTCGAGAGGCGCTCGCCAAAGAAACCGGATTAAGTGTCAGGGTAGTGCAAGTCTGGTTCCAAAATCAACGGgccaaaatgaaaaaaatacaaaggaaACAGAAGCAAGATGACCGGAAATCACCTAGTGATAAGGATAAAAGTGAGAAGGACGAGAAAGCGATCAAGCAAGAATCGAGTCCTTCGAGTAGCGAATTCGGAATGGGTCTTGGGTTTGTGAATAGCGGTAAACCCTTGAACCCAAATATGCCATATTCGCCCGACG ACAACTACCCAGCCCACTCAGGAGAATCTTTTTGTAGTTCAGACATATCCCTTGACGATAGTACAAATTTCGATCAGCTCGACGAAGGAACTTCGGACACCATGTCGATTCAAAACATGGATTTGCAATCGCAGTCACATCACCACGAGAATTCGACTCCTGGTACCGTAACGAATCCGATCGATAAGCTTTATCTTATGCAAAATTCCTATTTTAGTGGAGACCATTGA
- the LOC126737227 gene encoding U6 snRNA-associated Sm-like protein LSm2 isoform X1 → MAYKHTHNFVINIFHNYGSTISYAAEVPKMVLLFYSFFKSLVGKDVVVELKNDLSICGTLHSVDQYLNIKLTDISVTDTDKYPHMLSVKNCFIRGSVVRYVQLPADEVDTQLLQDAARKEASAPTR, encoded by the exons ATGGCTTATAAACACACACACAATTTtgttataaacatttttcataattatggATCTACTATATCCTATGCAGCGGAAGTACCCAAAATGGTCTTG cttttctaTTCTTTCTTTAAGTCACTTGTTGGCAAGGATGTGGTTGTGGAGCTGAAAAATGACCTAAG tatatgTGGAACTCTTCATTCAGTGGACCAGTATTTAAACATCAAACTTACAGATATAAGTGTGACAGATACAGATAAATATCCACACATG ctGTCTGTAAAGAATTGCTTTATAAGAGGATCTGTAGTCCGGTATGTTCAACTGCCAGCCGACGAAGTGGATACTCAGCTTCTACAAGATGCCGCGAGGAAGGAAGCTTCTGCACCAACAAGATAa
- the LOC126737227 gene encoding U6 snRNA-associated Sm-like protein LSm2 isoform X2: MLFYSFFKSLVGKDVVVELKNDLSICGTLHSVDQYLNIKLTDISVTDTDKYPHMLSVKNCFIRGSVVRYVQLPADEVDTQLLQDAARKEASAPTR, from the exons ATG cttttctaTTCTTTCTTTAAGTCACTTGTTGGCAAGGATGTGGTTGTGGAGCTGAAAAATGACCTAAG tatatgTGGAACTCTTCATTCAGTGGACCAGTATTTAAACATCAAACTTACAGATATAAGTGTGACAGATACAGATAAATATCCACACATG ctGTCTGTAAAGAATTGCTTTATAAGAGGATCTGTAGTCCGGTATGTTCAACTGCCAGCCGACGAAGTGGATACTCAGCTTCTACAAGATGCCGCGAGGAAGGAAGCTTCTGCACCAACAAGATAa